TTACGATTGGACTCTACACTCTCATTCAGTGGCTTCCTAAAAAACCAAAGTTTCTGTCGTCTTGGAGCAGAGAAGGTTCGCAATTTGGACCAGGCCCTGCCGTGATTCCCTTAGCGCTAACGCTTTTTATTTTTCTAAATCCGTTCTTAGAAAATTACTTCTACCTCGCCCCTTTATTGCTTTTTTCGTTGATAATCGAGAATCCGGATCTTTAAGATCTTTCCAACCGTTGGGCATTTCTCCGCGGATTCCTAAATGACAAACAACGAAGTCGAATCGGATGGGATCATCAGGATCGAGTTTTTTGAAGAACTCTGTCACTTCAATAGCAGTCGCATGATTCGGAGTCTTACGCTTCGTTAATAGAAACCTTCGAGCAAATTCAAAAGTGTGGGTATCAATCGGCATGATGAGACTACGCTTGTGCTGGGTTCCCCAGAGATTCAAATCGTTTTCGGTATCGCCAACACACCACCTAAAAAACAGGTAAAGCCTCTTGCAGGTGCTTCCGCGTGAAGGCTTTGGAAGCATAAACCGAAATGATCGCCAATCTAGTGCAAGTCGTTCACTCTTTTCTAAAAAGACAGCTTTGTTCTCAAAGTAAATCGACAAATCTTCTGCCCAAGAACTAGCAGTCGTCGAAAGGCCGGGATTCACCAAGCTATAAATAGGCAGGGCCCCCTTGCCTGAGCTTCTACAAAGATCACCTAGGCCAGATAACAGAACGAATAGGTCCTTTTCGTCATTGAATCGGTGCTTCCAGCCTCGAGAGACTTCTCGAATATCGCGATTACTCATTAGGGCAAGCTCTCTGGCTGGCTCTGAAAAGTTTGAAAGTATTGATCTAACGGATCTCTGAATTTGCTTTACGTTTCCGTAGGCAAATGAAGAACAAATAAACGCCGCAATTTCTCTGTCTTGCGGTCTCTTAAAGTCTAGTGCCGGAGCAATAGCATCGTTTGAAACTTGATTGATTGCCGCGAAACGCTTCGACTCACTCTCAAGCAACGCTTTTAATGCAGTGATTTTCTCGCCAGAAGGACGTTTAGACATAGGTTCACTGGGCTTTGGCGCGAGCCCCCAAAAAGAATATTCTCAACATCAAACCATAGAGTGTTGCGGCTATTGCCAAATGTAACACCGTCACTACCGGCGGAACCTTAAACAGAACATTTACCGCTCCCACGCCAATTTGACCCAGCACTAAGAGCAAAAGATAAAGTGATATCTTTTTGATCTCAGGAGTCATCCACTCTTCGTGTTTCACTTTTTGTGTAAGTCTAAAGAGAGCAAATATCAAAAACGTCAGTATGTAGGCGCCCACTCGGTGCACCGCTTGGAACGCCACCAATCGAGTGCCAAGCTCGGCTGAAAAAATATTTACCTCTGGGAGCAATGAACCATTGCAAAGCGGAAAGTCTTCGCAGGCAACGCCAGCGTAGTTACTCGAAACCAATCCACCTAAAATGATCTGTATATAAAGCGCTCCAAACACCACCGCTAACACCGCGGTAAATGAACGAGGAATAGGCCGTGATTGAGAAGTCGAACTGAAAAGTTCAAAATACACCCACAGCAAGCATCCAAAGAAAGACATTCCAAAAAACAAATGAAGCGTTACGAAGCTAAAGTGCAGCAATTTTATAACCGTTAAAGCCCCCATGATAATCTGAATGATCAAAATGGCGACGCCAGCTACGGAGGCTACAATGGCTCCTTTTTGAACAACATCTCGCTTATAAATCAAAAATGCTGTGAGGGCTAAAAACGCCAAACCAACAAAGCCAGCCACCGCTCGGTGAATAAACTCGTAGTAAACTTGCAAATCGTACGGCGGTATAACGTATCCAAAACAGAGTGGCCAATCAGGGCAAGCAAGACCCGCATCCATGGCTCGTACCGCGCCACCTAGGGCAATGAGAAAAAAGGTGATGCCTATAAGGATCTTTATCGGAAGTTTAAGCCCGTTAAGCTGACTCTTCATCTCTTGAGTTGTTCTCAAAGTGCCTTTGGTTGTGTTCATTGATTTACTCCCATCACTTCTTTACAAGACTACCCGACTTTTTTTGCCTGAATTTTCGCATTTTAAAGTTTTCACATTTTAAAGTCTCGCCTCTTAATCTGCCTATCTCATGTCTTCGGGCTTTCCCGCTTTCGCTATTTGTTTCTTATATCTGGCTTCAAAAACTTTATGTCTTAAGAAAGAGAAACAGCCACCGGTCAAGCAAGGGCTGGAGTAAAAAAACGAGCAGACTCAAGCTCACGGCAAGAAAAAACCCGAGCCATCGACGCTTGTAAGTAAGAATCTTGTCTGTTGCCTCAGCGGAAAAGTCCTCAGATGAGGAAGATTTTGGGTGAAGCAACGGGCTATTCAAAACTCGATAGTACTTGAAGTAAGTAAGAATTAGCCACGAAGTCATAGGGATCGACGCCAAGTAAAAAACCCAATAAGTAAAGGTAAACAGCGGAGCACAAAGTGCAAAAACAACATACACAAACAAGTAGGCTCCGATATGAATCAAAGCTCTTTTGTCGCCCACAACAACCGGAAGTACTGGAATGCCTCCATCTGCATAGTCGTTTTTGTATTTGATAGCGAGGGCCCAAAAATGTGGCATCTGCCACAAGAACAAAATCATGAATAAATACACTGATTCTGCGTTAATAACCGTGTTGCTAGATCCGGCATAACCCATAACAACAGGAAGCGCGCCAGGCACTGCACCAGGCACCGCTGCGAATGCCATTTTCGGCTTCCAGTTCAATGTGTAGAGGCCGTTGTAAAGCAATACCGTGATCAAACCAAGAACAGCAACCTTCACAGAAACAGTCAGCAAAAAGGCCGTTCCGATCATCATCGGAAATACCGACAATAGAAACCCTGTCAGCAATGAGATTTGACCAGAGGCGATGGGCCGATTCTGGGTTCTCTTCATTTTGGAATCTACCTGGAGCTCTTGAACCTGATTCAAAGCAAGGCTCCCACTACTGAGAAGAGAGAGTCCGGTCAGGAAAATTGACAAACTCAATAAATCAAACGGTCTGTCTGCCCCCAATCCGGTTAACCATCCAATCAGAGCGCATATAACGACGAGAATGACGATTTTGAATTTTGCTAGAGCCAACCAATGAGAACCCAACACACGCAATCTGGAAGCGAATGTAAAAGGGTTGTTCGTGGCGCTCGGTAAGTGACTCAAAAAATCTCCTATTTAGAACAAAAGATGAACAAAAATTATGAGCTAAAAGTTATCTTCTTTATTTAATGAAGCAAACGCCGGCCTCAGCCAATTATCCGCTTAGCTTCATCAAGTACTTCTTTGGCATGACCCTCTGCTTTTACTTTTCGCCACTCCTTTAGTAACTTGCCATCCTCGCCAATCAAAAAAGTCGATCTCTCAATGCCTATGACTTTTTTGCCGTACATGTTCTTCTCTTTTAAGACACCAAAAAGATTGCAAACCGTTTCATCTTCATCACTGAGTAAATCAATTGAGTAGCATTGCTTTTCTTTGAATTTTTCGTGCGACTTAAGAGTGTCTCTCGAAACTCCATACACCCTTGCGTTGAGTTTACTGAATTGGCTTTTTAGTTTTGTGAACTCATGGCCCTCAAGCGTGCAACCTGGGGTTGCATCTTTGGGATAGAAATAAAGAACAAGCACTTCGCCCTTATGCTTTGAAAGCTTAAACGGCTCACCTTCGGTAGAGGGCATTTCGAAATCAGGAACTTTTTTACCAACTGCAATAGAAGACATGAGACTGCTCCTTTTAGGAGCCTTCTACCACAAAAGGCTGGCGCTTCCCTTTTAGTAAACGCCGCATCAAGCTAGTTGATGATGAGGGCGTGTCCTCATTTGGACGAGCGTCTCGAGAAAGCCAATTTAATGTGAAATCAAGGCGCGAGGAGAAGTCATAGCACCGCTATGGCGCCGACGAGCAACGCTGAGGTCACTTTAAATTGGCTTTTGCAGTAGTTCGACCAAATGAGAACGCGCCCCAGGGCCGGGTCAGTAGTCTGCGCATTCCTTCGCCCTACTAAAGCTGGATAAAAGACTTTCGAGTGAATACATCGATTGCAGTGAGGATAAAAAACAAAAACAGAAAAAAGAAACTTGAGAAGAAGGCGAGTCTATTTAAAGAGGTCTCGTACTTTTGATGCATGAAATACCAGATAACCAGTGCCGCCTTCACAGTTGCTATGAGCATGGCAAGTGCCAGGTTAAAAGATCCAAAATCAACCTTGATTGCCCCAACCGTCATCACTGTTAATACAAGCAAAACGAAGTAGACATTAAAAAATACTTTTGGCTGAGTAACATGTATCTCTGAAGGATGATCTGAATTGCCGCTTGCCATATTTCACCTCGTTGTAAAAAAGCCCTAGTGGATAAGATAGAACATCGGGAACAAAAAGATCCAAACCAAGTCGACAATGTGCCAGAAAATTCCAACTCCCTCTACAGGAGTAAAATATTTTGGATTAAAATGCCCCTTGTAGAGCTTTATTAAAAGCCAACTGATCAAGACAATACCGGCAGTCACGTGAACTCCGTGAAGGCCCGTCATCATAAAATAGATCCCAAAAAACATCCCAATTTTCTCTGGATGATCCCCTGCATGGGTAAAGAAGTGTCCTGGCAATAGTCCGTCATGAATTTTGTGGGAGTATTCAAAGTACTTGATGATCAAAAACACAAAGGCGCAAGCAAATGTTAGCCACAAGTTAAGGGCCGCCTTTTTGTTTTGCCCCGTTTGAATGTAAGAGATCGAAAGTGCCATGGTCAGTGAACTTGTCAAAAGCACGATCGTGTTTGTAGCGCCCATTGTTACATCAAGATACTTATGACCATCAAAAAATATTTCAGGATAAAGACTTCTTAAAAACGCATATCCAACAAAGAGACCGCCAAACATCACGATCTCTGTCAGCATAAATAGCCAAATTCCTAGTTTGGCCGCCGAATACTGATGCTCGCGACTTTCAAAGTGATGAGCGTGGTCATGGGCTGTGTCTGCTGGAACTGAAGTACTCATAAATTGATCACCTGTAGTCGTAAGGACCTGTTGTTACTGTTGGTATTACTGGAAAGTTTTCATGTGGAGGCGGTGATGGAGTTGTCCACTCTAAAGTTGTTGCTCCCCAAGGGTTGGCTGGCGCCTTGGTTTTTGACCGGAGCGCCTGAATTATCGAAATGAAAGCAACAAGAAATCCGAGCCCAATCATCCATGAACCATATGTGGAGATTTCATTCAGGCGTGCGTATTCCGGTATATAATCATGGTACCGCCTGGGCATACCCAAGTTGCCCAATATAAACTGCGGAAAGAACGTAACATTGAAACCCACGAAAATGAAAAACCAAGATATGCGAGCCATCGTCTCGTTGTAGACCTTGCCAAACATTTTCGGGAACCAATAGTAAGTTCCCCCCATTAGTGCCATGAGAGTGCCGCCCACCATAACATAGTGAAAGTGTGCTACCACAAAGTAAGTATCATGAAGGTGCACATTAGTAGCCAACGTCGCCAAAAATATCCCCGTAAGTCCGCCAATGGAGAAGATAAACATAAAGCCCAGCCCGTAAAGCATAGGTGAATCAACGCTGATCGAGCCTCGGTAGAGCGTGGCCACCCAGTTGAAAAGCTTGATCGCGGTGGGAACTCCCACCAACATTGTCAGCAACGAAAACACGAGGCCGGCAATCTCAGACTGCCCACTCACAAACATATGGTGACCCCAAACCAAAAAACTCACCGCTGCAATTGCGAGGCTTGAGTAGGCAATGGCCGTGTAACCAAAGATTGTCTTTCGAGAAAAGGCCGCAACAATCTCACTCACCACGCCCATCGCAGGTAACACCATGATGTAAACAGCTGGGTGAGAGTAAAACCAAAAAAAGTGCTGAAACAGTACGGGGTCACCGCCAAGTTCCGGGTTGAAAATTCCTACGCCAAGGACCCTTTCAATAATCAAAAGCAGCAAAGTGATTGCCAAGATGGGCGTGGCTACCACTTGAAGAATAGCTGTTGAATAGAGCGCCCAAACGAACAACGGCATTCGCTTCATGGTCATACCGGGGGCTCGCAGCTTGTGCACTGTTGTTATAAAATTGATGCCAGTAAGTATTGAGGAAAAGCCCATCGTAAACACACCGGCGACAACCAACACGACAGCACCAGAAGATTTGATGCTATACGGAGTGTAAAACGTCCACCCAGTGTCTACTCCGCCAAAAAATACAGAGGAGATGGTAAAGATGGCACCCGCCATGAATATGTACCAACTAGCGAGATTCAGCCGCGGGAACGCGACATCCTTTGCCCCCAAGTGCATCGGTAAAAAGAAGTTGCCCAAATAGGCCGGTATGCCTGGAACAACAACCATGAACACCATGATGGATCCATGAAACGTCAGAAATCGATTGTAAACGTCTGGTGAGAAATACTGCTGACCTGGTGCCATCAACTCTAGGCGCATCAATAGAGCAAAAATGCCTCCTACAAAAAAGAACAGCATGACTGATATGAAATACATGACACCGATCTTCTTGTGATCAAGTGTAGTTAACCAAGATTTGAGTCCTGTACCGTGGTGTAAATAATCGTGTTCAGTTGTTGCGCTTCCTGTGGCGGCATTGGCCATATCCACTACTCCTTATAAACTCTTTATGTATTCGATGATGAAACCAATTTCTTCTTCTGTAATCTGCCCTTGGAACGGAGGCATGATCACGCCTTGATATCCTTGAACGACTTTTGCCTGAGGATTCAAAATAGATTCAACGATATAATTTGCGTCTGCTTTATCGATATTTCCTCCGCCAACAAAGGATCTAGGGCTGTCAAACAAACCCTTAAAAGATGGCCCCACACGAGCTTCTCCGTCAGTTGTATGGCAGGCGTTGCAACCTTTGTTTTTGTAGAGAGTCTCGCCTTTTTGCGCTAGACTCATTCCGGCGGAATCATCCGTTTCTAACCATTTCTGATACTCGTCTTGGGGAATAACTTTAACAGAACCGATCATTTGTGAATGGGCGGTACCGCAAAACTCCGTGCAGAAGATCCTATAGTTGCCAACTGCGTTCGCCTCAAACCAAAGCTTAGACATTCTACCCGGAACAGCGTCTTGTTTGATTCGAAAGCTCGGCACAAAGAAACTGTGCAAGACGTCGGATGCGGTAATGTTGAGAACAACCGGCGTGTCCACGGGAACAACCATGTCGTTAGTGACTTTTTTGCCGTTTTTGTAATGCATTTCCCAAAGCCATTGTTTACCTACTACCTGAACCTCAATGGCATTATCAGGAAAGGTTCTCATTTTGTGGTAAACGACCCAGCCCCAATAAAACACTCCCAAAAGAAGAACTAACGGAATAAAGCTCCAAAGAAATTCGAGAAAGTAATTATGTGTAATATGAGGTGTTTTGTCGGTATGAGTTTTTCTTTTGTATTTGACCACAAAGATGGTCATCCCCCCCATAAGCACCACAAAGAAAAAGATACTCACCCATAGCATGAAGTTGTAAACAGCATCGACATCGCCGGCAAACGTTGATGCCTGAACTGGCAAATACGAGTTGGCATTTGCTGAATCTACTAAGAGCGATAACCAAGCCTTGATAAACATTCGATCTCCCTACGCCTGCGCAACCTTCTGTTTGCGCCAAAATCCCACTAAAAAAAATCCCAAGACCAATACAGTAACAGCCCCGGCCGCTCTCATAATATTGAAAGCATAAAAGGCATACCCTCTTTGCGCAGGATCATAATGAAAACAAAACAAGAGTATTTTGTCAGCAACTGATCCCACCTTCCCTTCGGAGGCCTCTACGAGCGAAAGCCTTAACAAAGTCTCAGGAAAAGCGATCCCAAAAAGCGTTCTTGAAATCACACCACTTGGAGTGACAACAAATGCCGCGGCCCCGTGAGCCCATTGCTGCCCGATAGGGTCCCACTTGTACTTGAATCCGACCTGAGAGGCTAGAGCTTTAACGTGATCCTCTTTGCCAACGAGAAAGTTCCAGCCCTCCGCTGAGTCGGCTCGTCCGTAGGCCTTCAAGTAGTTCTCTTTTTTCTTTGCTGCAAGCTCGGGTGTTTCATTCGGATCAATGCTCACAGTCACTAAATTAAACTGCTCGCCAACGTTCCATTTCAGTTCTTTAAGGCCCTCAAGTAGGCCATTGAGATGAAAGTTACACAAGTTAGGACAAGAATAATATACGAGAGACAAAAGCGTCGGTTTGGTGCCATCAAAGTACTGTCCTAATGTCACCTGGCGGCCGCGGTCGTCGGTAAACTGGAGATTGCGATCAATTGTTTCTCCAAGACGCTCTTCGATTCCGATATCTTCGATCGCAGCCGGCTTTTCGCTCGCAGCTTTTTGTCCTGACCATGGCAAACCCTGAGCAAAACTCGTGGTCGCCGGAAGCATGAACATAAAAGCCATAAGTTGGAGCATGCAGATTCCTAAGGAAGTTTAGTACATTCCAGATTTCATAAATTGTTTTACATCACCGGGCGATACTTTTTCGGACGGCACTTTGCCATCAATATAGTTCCCCTTGAGATAATGTGTCAGTGCCCACTTCGCTTCAAATGAAAATCGGTCAAATCGGTGCTCAGGCACACTCGCTAGGCCGCGAGGATTTGCGATGAGCCAGTATGTGTCTAGCAGAGGTAAGCCGCCCTCTGCTCCGCCGCTCAGAAACTTCTGCCTGACAGCATCGACTCCCGCGCCACTTACCGTATGACAGTTCTGACAGTTAACCTGGTAAAGACCCGATCCCAAATCCGTGAGTTCTTTTGAGCCACCCGCCCAAATCACAAAACGATCTAAAGATTCACCTTTTGGAAACTTTGCCTGCGCCTCGAGCCTTTCGATATCGATTGGGCCCGGATTGCTGCCAATCACAAAAATGAAGAAGATTGGCGTGATAATCAGACTAAGTAGGAAGATGAGCTTCCCGGTAGCGTTACTGAGATCTTTGGTGGGCATGTTTTGCTCTTTCCTAGTTGTCGAAAGCTAATTGATACTGACTTAAAATTCTTTATTTTCGGTCAAAAAGTCAAAAAATAATTGGTTGTCTTTTAACCACTGCTTACTTTGACGAAAATTCGGACAGTGCTGTTCTACCAGATTCCAGAAATTTCTGGAGTGATTCATTTCTTTAAGGTGGGCAAGTTCGTGAACAATTACGTAGTCCGAGACGCTGGGATGGGCCGCCACCAACCGCCAATTAAGCTCTACCTGACCCTTCGACGAACAGCTTCCCCATCTCGTCTTATAATCACGAAACTTCAAGGTCGCAGGTTCTAGGCCTGTCTTC
The Bdellovibrionales bacterium CG10_big_fil_rev_8_21_14_0_10_45_34 genome window above contains:
- the ctaD gene encoding cytochrome c oxidase subunit I; the protein is MANAATGSATTEHDYLHHGTGLKSWLTTLDHKKIGVMYFISVMLFFFVGGIFALLMRLELMAPGQQYFSPDVYNRFLTFHGSIMVFMVVVPGIPAYLGNFFLPMHLGAKDVAFPRLNLASWYIFMAGAIFTISSVFFGGVDTGWTFYTPYSIKSSGAVVLVVAGVFTMGFSSILTGINFITTVHKLRAPGMTMKRMPLFVWALYSTAILQVVATPILAITLLLLIIERVLGVGIFNPELGGDPVLFQHFFWFYSHPAVYIMVLPAMGVVSEIVAAFSRKTIFGYTAIAYSSLAIAAVSFLVWGHHMFVSGQSEIAGLVFSLLTMLVGVPTAIKLFNWVATLYRGSISVDSPMLYGLGFMFIFSIGGLTGIFLATLATNVHLHDTYFVVAHFHYVMVGGTLMALMGGTYYWFPKMFGKVYNETMARISWFFIFVGFNVTFFPQFILGNLGMPRRYHDYIPEYARLNEISTYGSWMIGLGFLVAFISIIQALRSKTKAPANPWGATTLEWTTPSPPPHENFPVIPTVTTGPYDYR
- a CDS encoding SCO family protein; the protein is MLQLMAFMFMLPATTSFAQGLPWSGQKAASEKPAAIEDIGIEERLGETIDRNLQFTDDRGRQVTLGQYFDGTKPTLLSLVYYSCPNLCNFHLNGLLEGLKELKWNVGEQFNLVTVSIDPNETPELAAKKKENYLKAYGRADSAEGWNFLVGKEDHVKALASQVGFKYKWDPIGQQWAHGAAAFVVTPSGVISRTLFGIAFPETLLRLSLVEASEGKVGSVADKILLFCFHYDPAQRGYAFYAFNIMRAAGAVTVLVLGFFLVGFWRKQKVAQA
- a CDS encoding cytochrome C oxidase subunit III; its protein translation is MSTSVPADTAHDHAHHFESREHQYSAAKLGIWLFMLTEIVMFGGLFVGYAFLRSLYPEIFFDGHKYLDVTMGATNTIVLLTSSLTMALSISYIQTGQNKKAALNLWLTFACAFVFLIIKYFEYSHKIHDGLLPGHFFTHAGDHPEKIGMFFGIYFMMTGLHGVHVTAGIVLISWLLIKLYKGHFNPKYFTPVEGVGIFWHIVDLVWIFLFPMFYLIH
- a CDS encoding peroxiredoxin, producing MSSIAVGKKVPDFEMPSTEGEPFKLSKHKGEVLVLYFYPKDATPGCTLEGHEFTKLKSQFSKLNARVYGVSRDTLKSHEKFKEKQCYSIDLLSDEDETVCNLFGVLKEKNMYGKKVIGIERSTFLIGEDGKLLKEWRKVKAEGHAKEVLDEAKRIIG
- a CDS encoding protoheme IX farnesyltransferase, whose translation is MGDFLSHLPSATNNPFTFASRLRVLGSHWLALAKFKIVILVVICALIGWLTGLGADRPFDLLSLSIFLTGLSLLSSGSLALNQVQELQVDSKMKRTQNRPIASGQISLLTGFLLSVFPMMIGTAFLLTVSVKVAVLGLITVLLYNGLYTLNWKPKMAFAAVPGAVPGALPVVMGYAGSSNTVINAESVYLFMILFLWQMPHFWALAIKYKNDYADGGIPVLPVVVGDKRALIHIGAYLFVYVVFALCAPLFTFTYWVFYLASIPMTSWLILTYFKYYRVLNSPLLHPKSSSSEDFSAEATDKILTYKRRWLGFFLAVSLSLLVFLLQPLLDRWLFLFLKT
- the coxB gene encoding cytochrome c oxidase subunit II; amino-acid sequence: MFIKAWLSLLVDSANANSYLPVQASTFAGDVDAVYNFMLWVSIFFFVVLMGGMTIFVVKYKRKTHTDKTPHITHNYFLEFLWSFIPLVLLLGVFYWGWVVYHKMRTFPDNAIEVQVVGKQWLWEMHYKNGKKVTNDMVVPVDTPVVLNITASDVLHSFFVPSFRIKQDAVPGRMSKLWFEANAVGNYRIFCTEFCGTAHSQMIGSVKVIPQDEYQKWLETDDSAGMSLAQKGETLYKNKGCNACHTTDGEARVGPSFKGLFDSPRSFVGGGNIDKADANYIVESILNPQAKVVQGYQGVIMPPFQGQITEEEIGFIIEYIKSL
- a CDS encoding oxidase; this encodes MASGNSDHPSEIHVTQPKVFFNVYFVLLVLTVMTVGAIKVDFGSFNLALAMLIATVKAALVIWYFMHQKYETSLNRLAFFSSFFFLFLFFILTAIDVFTRKSFIQL